In the Candidatus Eisenbacteria bacterium genome, GTGCACCGTTCTGGGGCAATGTCAATGTCAACTTATTTATGTTACGGTGCACTAGCCGCAGGTCGAGCAGTTCCTCGGACCGCAGGTAGAACAGCTCGCTCCCGAGGCTGTCACTGGCTTCATGCCCTTTCCTGAAATGCCAAACGGCGAGAACAGCCTTCTGGTCTTTCTCCCCTTGCAGTGCGGACAGCTCACGCGAGATTTCCCGAGTGACTTCACGGTGAATTCAAAACTCTTGCCACAACTCTCGCAGAGGAAATCAAAAGTCGGCATTGCTTCTCCTCACTACTCCATTCTGTATTCCAGCCGAAGCCCGGTTCTCCTGACGACAGTCTCTTCTTCGAAGAATCTCCTAACCAGGTCAAACAACGAGGGCTTCCTCCTAATCTTTCGAACAATGGCAGGTTTCCCTTTAATTCCAGCCATCCTGCCAGCCACCCTTATCGCGTCATCCAGATCTCCCATCTTGTCAACGAGACCAAGACTAAGAGCCTGCCTCCCGGTAAATACCCTTCCGTCTGCGATGGAAAGCACCTTCATTCTCTCAAGCTTCCTCCCTGTGGCCACCGCGTCAACGAACTGATCGTATACGTCGTCCATTATGCCAACAAGGTACTTCCTCTCTTCCGGAGTCGGACTTCTATAGATGGCTCCAGTATCCTTGAACTTGCCGCTCTTAACAACCTCAAACCGCAGTCCGAGTTTCTTCAGAAGCTCCTGGCCCGTGGCATAGCTCATGATCACTCCGATGCTGCCCGTCAGCGTCCCGGGATTCGCAACAATCGAATCGGCCCCACAAGAGACATAGTAACCGCCCGATGCAGCAACCCCGGCCATCGATATGACAACCGGTTTTCCTGCCTTTCTCACCTTTCCGACCTGCTCATAGATTTCCTGGCTCGCAGCAACTCCGCCGCCCGGGCTGTCAATTCTGATCACAACGGCCTTGACCGAGCGATCTTCCTTATGCCTTTCCAGCTGACTGACAACGGAGCTCGCCTCTCCATCAATCGTTCCATATAGCTCTACCAATCCCACTCTTTTGCCGGCGAGGACCGCCTCGTTGCGGTCCGACAATGAGCCCACGATCATGAAGAGGATTGAACCGCTTACAAAAAGTCCGAGGGCGATTAGGATTATCTCAACAACGATTTCGTTTCTTCTCACCATGTGACCTTAGGCAGCTAACGTGCACTGCAACGCTCATCCGTGTTCAATCTTGTCAACTATCCCGACTATTGCTGCGTCCACCGGATTGAACTTCTCTTCCAGGGCATTCGCCGCTTCCCTTCCTCTGACAAAAAATACCATCTGCTGGGGGGCAGCGCTAACTGTATCCACAGCCACAAGTGGTCTCCCGCTCTTCTCGCCTCTATCGGTGTATGGCTGTATGAGAAGAAGCCTCAGCCCCTTCAGATTCTGGGTTTTCTGAGTCGCTACAACCGTCCCCACTACCTTTGCCAGATGCATACGAAGGAGAAGACCTCACCCTCTATCTG is a window encoding:
- a CDS encoding zinc ribbon domain-containing protein, translating into MPTFDFLCESCGKSFEFTVKSLGKSRVSCPHCKGRKTRRLFSPFGISGKGMKPVTASGASCSTCGPRNCSTCG
- the sppA gene encoding signal peptide peptidase SppA; protein product: MRRNEIVVEIILIALGLFVSGSILFMIVGSLSDRNEAVLAGKRVGLVELYGTIDGEASSVVSQLERHKEDRSVKAVVIRIDSPGGGVAASQEIYEQVGKVRKAGKPVVISMAGVAASGGYYVSCGADSIVANPGTLTGSIGVIMSYATGQELLKKLGLRFEVVKSGKFKDTGAIYRSPTPEERKYLVGIMDDVYDQFVDAVATGRKLERMKVLSIADGRVFTGRQALSLGLVDKMGDLDDAIRVAGRMAGIKGKPAIVRKIRRKPSLFDLVRRFFEEETVVRRTGLRLEYRME
- a CDS encoding EutN/CcmL family microcompartment protein codes for the protein MHLAKVVGTVVATQKTQNLKGLRLLLIQPYTDRGEKSGRPLVAVDTVSAAPQQMVFFVRGREAANALEEKFNPVDAAIVGIVDKIEHG